Part of the Microcebus murinus isolate Inina chromosome 19, M.murinus_Inina_mat1.0, whole genome shotgun sequence genome, tcttgctctttttcaggctggtttcgaactcctgaccttgagcgatccgccttgGCCTTCttgagtgcaaggattacaggagtgagccacagcaCTGGGCCTCAGTATTAGATTAGCAAAAGATTTAATTTAGCCTAATGCTCTGAGCTCctacaatatttattttgtgatccATCTAAGAAAATTCTCAGGATGGAAGCATGCCTAGTCTTTGTAGTTTACCTTTCTTCTGTTGGGCTAGCTCCCTGCTGGGATTTCATCCCTATTTCACATTCTGGCTCTTCTTCATTCTAAGGCTTCTCAAAAGACccaaaattttccttttccttgaacATCTAAAAATCTAATTGATCATAATAGTCAGATTCCTGATAATATTAACAAAATGCTATTTGTTTTGCAGGATGATCCTTCAAAAACAGATTCAACTCTACGAGGCAATTTCTATGTCACTGGGGACAGAGGGTATATGGATAAAGATGGATATTTCTGGTTTGTTGCAAGATCAGATGATATCATATTATCTTCTgggtaattttcttttccaattttgcaAGTCTGGGTTAACTGATCATCAGCGTTCTGGAACGAACTGCTCACCTTTATAAATTACTACTATATGCCTTCCCAGTTACCGAATTGGACCATTTGAAGTAGAAAGTGCCTTGATTGAGCACCCTTCGGTTGCAGAGTCAGCTGTTGTCAGCAGTCCAGACCCCATCAGAGGAGAGGTAAAACAACTGATTCATCTCAACTTTATCATTTATTGGCAGTCTAATGCATGCTTTTAAACAGTAATTCACTGAAACAGGATTACCCAAATGATTCATTCACTAAATATGTAAGTCATTTAGAAATTCATTTACTAAATGCAAGTCAGATAGAAATATGCTagtttggccaggtgcagtgactcatgcctgtgatcctagcactcagggaggccaaggtgggaggactgctcaaggtcaggagttcgaaaccagcctgagcaagatcgagacccacctctactaaaaatagaaagttggccaattaatattggccaactaaaaatatatagaaacaattaaccgggcatggtggtgcatgtctgtagtcctagctattcaggaggctgaggcagaaggattgcttgagcccaggagtttgaggttgctgtgagctaggatgatgccacggcactctagcccaggcaagagtgagactctgtctcaaaaaagaaaaagaaatatgctaTTCAGAAAATACTGCTACTGAATAAGACTGAAACATATGTATTAAAAAGAATGTGAATACTTTCCATGGAGGAGTGAGGCAAAGATAGTGTGAATGCCAATAACCCCGGTGCACATCAGCATGGGATGCCAGAAGTCAGCGGGATAGAATCAAGTTGCTACCCAAAAAGTCTGGAAACCAACAAGGTCCTTGGTATAGTTGAGCAAGATGGGCTGGCACCAGATATAGGGGTGGCATCAAGGTCAGAGGCAGGGACCTGACACAACTGTAAGCAGGCTgggtagatagataaatagagatTTCAGGAAATAAACTATGAATAAGACAGGAGTCCTAAAAGCCCACTCCTACTGAGGCTGACGACCTAGTTGTTTGGGCTTAAAGGTATGCCATTTTTCAGGCAGAGATAATCAGAAACAGGTcagaaaatagatttcaagatatAGTTAGATTCAGATAGTTAGGGTTCAAACGTAGATCATAAACAAAGCAAGGGTCCCAAGAAGCACTCTTGTATTAGGTACAGACCGGAGGTGTGTAGGAGTCAATTGGCTGGCTTAAGAGCACAGAGCTGGGATCAAATTCTGTTAAACACTCCAGCCCACCCCATCAGGCACTTAGATTCCCAGTTAGAGGAAGCAAACAAGCCatactaaaacataaaaatacacaacTCATCTTCTTGgtgtttcaaatatttattttaggtaGTAAAGGCTTTTATTGTTCTGAACCCTGATTACGAGTCACATGATCAAGAACAACTTAAAAAGGAGATTCAGGAGCATGTAAAAAAAACTACAGCACCTTACAAATATCCCAGAAAGGTAGGCATCCTAATTATGATGAATATTCGTTCAGAATTCTAGAAAATTTCAGctgtttgtgttttcctttttattgaatatgaatattttccTCAAACATGCTATACCAAATGTTCCAAACTGAACTAATGACATATAGATAAGAATAAGAATCTTTGAAATTAAATTGAAACCGCTAACCTAATTTGTTTGGTCATTTGGCTTGCTGGACTTGTAGAAAATCCGAAATATCAAGAAAAATCTCCTCAACAATTTCCCCCCATCCCTTTTTTGGTTGTTACCCCAAACTCATGCCCAATGAGTACCCTAATTCTTTCACCCAGAATTCAAATAACTGCTATATAATTGGCTTTCATCTAAAGATGAAAACTTCTGGGCTAACTTTCTTCTCCTTGATATCAACAGGTAGAATTTATTCCAGAGCTGCCAAAGACTGTCAGtgggaagataaaaagaaatgaactaaggaagaaagaatggaaaatagtTTAGATTCATTCCATTAATTATTatggtatttataaaataaatatggtatCTATAAATCTGTGGAAACTGCAAGATAAAAAATGTGGTAATACCTTTATCAACtgttggtttaaaattttttgtggttATGACATCAgggctgaattttaaaatgaaatatttggtaaattCCTCTGCATTCCTGTCAATGTTGCTataatttgttaatataaaaagaatgtcATCAATTGctgaggaatttttaaatgtatgttgtAGGAGGATTTTCTGAAATCTCTGTCCTGTTGGTTTTCAAACTTTACTCAAATAGTTCTTCTGATATGTTGATATACAAGACAGAACCTATGTTCAAGCcatgaaataaaactaaacaacTTATATAagtttttagaaaagtaaaaaatattagttAGATTATTGTAATTCTCAAAGTACAAGTATCTACTTGAAAATAGACTAGgaatttttatcacatttttgttcaaataatttaaaaatagtttgagacTTGTTTCAAAGCCAAACTATAAAAGAaggatatcagtcctttgttgATTATATTGaacctattaataataaatacagtttacaaaatatttcatttgagtTTCTTTAAGAAAGTATGATAAATTCACCAAACACtaatacatgaaatataaatagtGTAAGACATTACCAGAATATTCATGTTTGGGAATTCAAGGAACAATTAGTATTCATACATGAAAGTTTATCAATTCCTCATTGAAGGCCTGAGTCTCAAAGAATTTTTAGTGGAAAAACTTAAATTTCTGTCATGAATATGGCTTGTTTCTGGAGAACTAAAAGTGAGTCCCTCTGTGGAATGAGACAGAGTTACCCTGTTGGCTCTTTCTTTTTGAAGTGTTTGTTCCCATTTGAAATAACCacaacattttctgttttcttggtatTTCCCAATCGGGCAACAATAGAAGACTTTTCCATGGTTTGGTCCATTATTAGAAACAACAAGTCTCTTAGATCTTCGGCCACACTTGCATAAGGGAGGTGTCATTTTTCCACTCTTCCAAGGTTCTTGTAGGTTAACTGTAGATGTTAAAATAGATGGGAGAACCTTTCGGGAAGAACTTCTTACTGGGGTGCAATCAGATGATGTAGGCTTTTCTTCATGAATACTgaaggtttgtttttttgctgGTGGAAAAGCTGGGGGATTGGATGGATTCCTTTTAGTACCACCTAAACGAAGAGGATATTTCCCCAACACTAAAGGATGAGATGCATTGGCATTAACACTGGTGAAGGTACTTGATTTGTGTTCAGGTAATTTAAAGGCAAAAACATCTGAATCTAGATCTTTGGCTTGTTTTATATTGTAAATAGTAGTCTGAGGACTCTTGTACACAATAGATTTAGAAGTCTCAGATTTTTGAGGAGTTTCTTCTATGCCTCCCAAGTTTTCACAACTTAGcatttctaattcttttaaaaccATTAATCTTTCTCCAGAATTAAATGAAGTATCTAAGTCTGAGTCACTAATGGGAATTGTACAATCcatattttgctcaggctgagaGGCTGGCAGTAAAACTACATCCTCCCAATCAGTCAACATAGGTAAACAGTCAAGAGCAGAACTCATTTCCATATCAGAAACATGATTGACAGATGAAATGGTGGTAGAAACAAGTACCAATTCTGAACCTATTGAAGACTTAGATTTGGTATTAAAAGCAAgatgttcattttttctttgcttctgcaTATAGATAGGTGAATTAAAGGTAGGAGACTGCAACTGCCCCAGAGAAGTAGAGGACTTTGTATTTAAAAGAGATAAGCAACTTTTGACATCGTGAAGACCTGTTTTTACAGTCTTTACTTGTAATTGATCCTGCTGTACAGGAGAATTCGCACAAATTGACTCCATTTGAACTTTTTCATgagaatttattgtatttttaggCTCCCCATCATATGTGTTGGGAACCTGTATGCTAATGTTGCAGGCAGATGTTTCTTCAACTTGATTGGTATTCAAATTTCTGGCCAGAATGCTGGGATTCTTCTTAGTGGAAACCTATGATTCCACAGACAAATCCAACAGCTTTAGATACCGCACATTCATAATTTCTTCAGTACACATtatatgacaaaaaagaaaaatgtcattgatTTATAAATGATTTCACACATGCAATCTACATTTCAATGAACCTGTGACTACTTCTGGAGTTTGAGATGACGGAATAGAGGCAAGACACCACTAACCTTGTTCAAGGACCTTGTAATT contains:
- the ERI2 gene encoding ERI1 exoribonuclease 2 is translated as MNRKWGSNHFRQLNRELQGVSGMATKRLARQLGLIRRKSIAPANENLGRSKSKQLFDYLIVIDFESTCWNDGKCHRSQEIIEFPAVLLNTSTGDIESEFHAYVQPQEHPVLSEFCMELTGIKQAQVDEGAPLKICLSQFCKWINKIQQQKKIIFATRVSEPSTSDVKLCAFVTWSDWDLGVCLEYECKRKQLLKPVFLNSWIDLRATYKLFYRRKPKGLSGALQEVGIEFSGREHSGLDDSRNTAFLAWKMIRDGCLMKITRSLNKVSTKKNPSILARNLNTNQVEETSACNISIQVPNTYDGEPKNTINSHEKVQMESICANSPVQQDQLQVKTVKTGLHDVKSCLSLLNTKSSTSLGQLQSPTFNSPIYMQKQRKNEHLAFNTKSKSSIGSELVLVSTTISSVNHVSDMEMSSALDCLPMLTDWEDVVLLPASQPEQNMDCTIPISDSDLDTSFNSGERLMVLKELEMLSCENLGGIEETPQKSETSKSIVYKSPQTTIYNIKQAKDLDSDVFAFKLPEHKSSTFTSVNANASHPLVLGKYPLRLGGTKRNPSNPPAFPPAKKQTFSIHEEKPTSSDCTPVRSSSRKVLPSILTSTVNLQEPWKSGKMTPPLCKCGRRSKRLVVSNNGPNHGKVFYCCPIGKYQENRKCCGYFKWEQTLQKERANRVTLSHSTEGLTFSSPETSHIHDRNLSFSTKNSLRLRPSMRN